The Pectobacterium wasabiae CFBP 3304 DNA segment CATAGAGCAGCACGCCCAGATAGCGGATACGTCCGACGCAGGTTTCTGAACACAGCGTTGGCTGACCGCTTTCAATACGCGGGTAGCAGAAAATACATTTTTCTGATTTGCCGCTCTTCCAGTTGAAGTAGATTTTTTTGTACGGGCAGCCGGTCAAGCACATACGCCAGCCGCGGCACTTGTCCTGATCGATCAGGACGATACCGTCTTCGCCACGTTTATAGATCGCGCCGCTCGGACAGGTCGCCACGCACGCCGGGTTCAGGCAGTGCTCACACAAACGCGGCAAATACATCATGAACGTGTTTTCGAACTGGCCGTACATCTCTTTCTGCATATGCTCAAAGTTTTTATCTTTGGCGCGCACGCTAAATTCACCACCCAGATCGTCTTCCCAGTTCGGCCCCATCTCGATTTTCTTCATCCGCTGACCGGTAATCAGCGAGCGCGGACGGGCGACAGGCTGATGCTTACCTTCCGGTGCTTTACGCAGGTTCTGATAGTCGTAGTCGAACGGTTCATAGTAATCGTCGATTTCTGGCACATCAGGGTTAGCAAAAATTTTGGACAGCACGCTGATACGGTTACCCATCCGCGGTTCAAGCTTGCCGCTGATTTTACGGATCCAGCCGCCCTTCCACTTTTCCTGATCTTCCCAGGCATGGGGATAGCCCACGCCCGGTTTGGTTTCGACGTTGTTGAACCAGGCGTATTCCATCCCTTCACGGCTGGTCCAGACATTTTTACAGCTAACGGAGCAGGTGTGACAGCCGATGCATTTGTCCAGATTCAGCACCATGCCCACTTGTGAACGAATTTTCATCAGGCTTTCTCCTGCTGTACCGCTTTCTGAACATAATCCTGGCCTTCATCATCCAGCCAGTCGATGCGTTTCATTTTACGAACCACGACGAACTCATCACGGTTTGACCCAACGGTGCCGTAGTAGTTAAAGCCATAAGCCAGTTGGGCATAGCCACCAATCATATGGGTCGGTTTCGGCGTGATGCGGGTCACCGAGTTGTGAATACCGCCGCGCTGTTGGGTGATTTCCGATCCCGGCAGGTTAATAATGCGTTCCTGCGCGTGATACATCATCGTCATTCCCGCTGGCACACGCTGGCTCACCACTGCACGCGCCGTCAGCGCCCCGTTGGCGTTGAACGCTTCTATCCAGTCGTTATCCGCAATACCCAAATCTCTGGCATCGTCTTCGCTCAGCCAGATAATCGGGCCACCACGACCCAGCGTCAGCATCAACAAGTTGTCGCTGTACGTGGAGTGAATACCCCATTTCTGGTGCGGCGTCAGGAAGTTCAACGCTTTTTCCGGGTTGCCGTTAGGTTTCTGGTTCATCACGGGTGCGGCAGCACGGGTATCAACCGGCGGACGGTACACCAGCAGGCTTTCACCGAAAGCACGCATCCACTCATGGTCTTGATACAACTGTTGGCGACCGGACAGTGTACGCCACGGAATCAGCTCGTGAACGTTGGTATAACAGGCATTATAAGAGACGTGTTCATCTTCCAGACCAGACCAGGTCGGGCTGGAGATAATCTTGCGCGGCTGAGCCTGAATATCGCGGAAGCGAATTTTTTCGTCTTCTTTATTCAGCGCCAGATGCGAGTGATCGCGACCGGTAAATTTACTCAGCGCTTCCCACGCTTTCACCGCCACCTGACCGTTGGTTTCCGGGGCCAGAGACAGGATCACTTCTGCCGCATCGATCGCCGTTTCAATCTTCGGACGACCCGCCGCCGCACCGTCAGCTTTGGTGTAGTTCAGTTTTTTCAGGAAATCGACTTCGGTCTGCGTGTTCCAGCCGATACCTTTGCCTCCGTTACCCAGCTTGTCCAGCAACGGACCGAGCGAGGTGAAACGTTCGTACAGGTTCGGATAATCGCGCTCCACCATCATCAGGTGTGGTGCCGTTTTGCCCGGAATCAGGTCGCATTCGCCTTTTTTCCAGTCATCCACGCCGAACGGCTGCGCCATTTCTGCCGGGGAGTCGTGTTGAATCGGCAAGGTAACTAGGTCGGTTTCCTGACCAAGATGCCCCTGACACACGCGGGAGAAGGTTTTCGCGATGCCTTTGTAAATTTCCCAGTCGCTTTTGGAATCCCACGCAGGATCGACGGCCGCAGACAGCGGATGAATAAACGGATGCATATCCGAGGTATTCATATCGTCTTTTTCGTACCAGGTTGCCGTTGGCAGTACGATGTCGGAGTACAGGCAGGTGCTGGACATACGGAAATCAAGCGTCACCACCAGATCTAACTTGCCTTCAACACCTTGATCGCGCCACTCCACTTCTTCCGGCTTCACGCTGCCCGCCGTGCCCAGATCTTGTCCTTGAATACCGTGCTCCGTACCCAGCAGGTACTTCAGCATGTATTCGTGACCTTTACCGGAGGAACCCAGCAGGTTAGAACGCCAGATGAACAGGTTGCGTGGGTAGTTTTGTGGACTATCCGGCTGTTCAGCGGCAAATTTGATCTCGCCTGATTTCAGTGCAGCAACGGTATATTCCTGCGGCGTCACACCTGCAGCACGCGCTTTTTCTGCGATATCCAGCGGGTTAACGTTCAACTGCGGTGCAGATGGCAGCCAGCCCATGCGTTCAGCACGCACGTTGAAGTCAATCATACTGCCGCTAAAGCGAGATTTATCCGCCAGCGGTGACAGCAATTCCTGCGGTGTGACGGTTTCATAACGCCACTGGCTGGAATGGTTATAGAAGAACGACGTACTGTTCATGTGACGAGGCGGACGCTGCCAGTCCAGACCAAACGCCAGTGGCGTCCAACCGGTTTGCGGACGCAGTTTTTCTTGTCCGACATAGTGTGCCCAACCGCCACCGCTCTGACCAACACAACCGCAGAAAATCAGCATGTTGATGATGCCGCGGTAGTTCATGTCCATGTGATACCAGTGGTTGATACCTGCACCCACGATGATCATGGAACGACCGTGCGTTTTATCGGCATTATCTGCGAATTCACGCGCAATACGGATGATGTTCTGGCGGGAAACGCCCGTAATTTCTTCAGCCCAAGCAGGGCTGTATGCTTTCACATCGTCGTAATCACGTGCGCAGTTGTCGTCACCCAGACCGCGATCTAAACCGTAGTTTGCCATCGTCAGGTCATAAACACAGGCAACTAACGCTTCGCTACCGTCGGCCAGCGTCAAACGCTTCACTGGCAGTTTGTGTAGCAGAATTTCTTCTAGCGCAACGTTGTTGAAATGTTCGCTGACCGCGCCGCCAAAATACGGGAAGCCGACATCAACCACATCGTCGTGCGATCCCAGCAGGCTCAAGCGCAGTTTAACGTCTTCACCGCTCACGCCATCGCGCTGTTCCAGGTTCCATTTGCCCTGATCGCCCCAACGGTAGCCGATCGACCCTTGTGGTGCCGTCAGATTGCCGCTTTC contains these protein-coding regions:
- a CDS encoding nitrate reductase subunit alpha, which encodes MSKFLDRLRYFKQLAEPFSDGHGQTLNSNRDWEDGYRSRWQHDKIVRSTHGVNCTGSCSWKIYVKNGLVTWETQQTDYPRTRPDLPNHEPRGCPRGASYSWYLYSANRLKYPMMRKRLMKLWREAKLTHSDPVDAWASIVNDPEKTKYYKQIRGRGGFVRSDWNEVNELIAASNVYTAKTYGPDRIIGFSPIPAMSMVSYAAGARYLSLLGGVCLSFYDWYCDLPPASPMTWGEQTDVPESADWYNSSYIIAWGSNVPQTRTPDAHFFTEVRYKGTKTVAVTPDYAEIAKLCDHWLNPKQGTDSAMALAMGHVILKEFHLDKPSQYFSEYVRQYTDLPMLVLLEPREDGYYAAGRMLRASDLVDNLGHDNNPQWKTIAIDDESGNLTAPQGSIGYRWGDQGKWNLEQRDGVSGEDVKLRLSLLGSHDDVVDVGFPYFGGAVSEHFNNVALEEILLHKLPVKRLTLADGSEALVACVYDLTMANYGLDRGLGDDNCARDYDDVKAYSPAWAEEITGVSRQNIIRIAREFADNADKTHGRSMIIVGAGINHWYHMDMNYRGIINMLIFCGCVGQSGGGWAHYVGQEKLRPQTGWTPLAFGLDWQRPPRHMNSTSFFYNHSSQWRYETVTPQELLSPLADKSRFSGSMIDFNVRAERMGWLPSAPQLNVNPLDIAEKARAAGVTPQEYTVAALKSGEIKFAAEQPDSPQNYPRNLFIWRSNLLGSSGKGHEYMLKYLLGTEHGIQGQDLGTAGSVKPEEVEWRDQGVEGKLDLVVTLDFRMSSTCLYSDIVLPTATWYEKDDMNTSDMHPFIHPLSAAVDPAWDSKSDWEIYKGIAKTFSRVCQGHLGQETDLVTLPIQHDSPAEMAQPFGVDDWKKGECDLIPGKTAPHLMMVERDYPNLYERFTSLGPLLDKLGNGGKGIGWNTQTEVDFLKKLNYTKADGAAAGRPKIETAIDAAEVILSLAPETNGQVAVKAWEALSKFTGRDHSHLALNKEDEKIRFRDIQAQPRKIISSPTWSGLEDEHVSYNACYTNVHELIPWRTLSGRQQLYQDHEWMRAFGESLLVYRPPVDTRAAAPVMNQKPNGNPEKALNFLTPHQKWGIHSTYSDNLLMLTLGRGGPIIWLSEDDARDLGIADNDWIEAFNANGALTARAVVSQRVPAGMTMMYHAQERIINLPGSEITQQRGGIHNSVTRITPKPTHMIGGYAQLAYGFNYYGTVGSNRDEFVVVRKMKRIDWLDDEGQDYVQKAVQQEKA
- the narH gene encoding nitrate reductase subunit beta → MKIRSQVGMVLNLDKCIGCHTCSVSCKNVWTSREGMEYAWFNNVETKPGVGYPHAWEDQEKWKGGWIRKISGKLEPRMGNRISVLSKIFANPDVPEIDDYYEPFDYDYQNLRKAPEGKHQPVARPRSLITGQRMKKIEMGPNWEDDLGGEFSVRAKDKNFEHMQKEMYGQFENTFMMYLPRLCEHCLNPACVATCPSGAIYKRGEDGIVLIDQDKCRGWRMCLTGCPYKKIYFNWKSGKSEKCIFCYPRIESGQPTLCSETCVGRIRYLGVLLYDADRIEQAASVENEKDLYQSQLDVFLDPHDPKVIEQALKDGIPNSVIEAAQKSPVYKMAMDWKLALPLHPEYRTLPMVWYVPPLSPIQSAADAGQLAHTGVLPDVESLRIPVQYLANLLTAGDTEPVLLALKRMLAMRHYKRAETVEGKIDTSALEQVGLTEAQAQEMYRYLAIANYEDRFVIPSSHRELAREAFPESKGCGFSFGDGCHGSDTKFNLFNSKRIDAIDVSNKTRDMNSKIMQETNHD